A window of the Pirellulales bacterium genome harbors these coding sequences:
- a CDS encoding isocitrate/isopropylmalate dehydrogenase family protein yields MAHEVTLITGDGTGPELAAAAQKCVDATGVKINWDEQEAGVDIMEKAGTPLPEAVMTSVRRTKCALKAPITTPVGTGFRSINVHLRQALGLFACIRPCKHYRGVRSYFSEVPVDLVIVRENTESLYAGIEFEKGKPETAELINFINGHSERKVKTGIDETGITIKSISVSATEKIVHCAFDYARRNSRQRVTCVHKANILKFTDGLFLEVSRNVAKQYPEIEFEDRIVDNMCMQLVQKPELYDVLVLPNLYGDVVSDLAAGLVGGLGVAPGANIGPEGAVFEATHGSAPKYKGQNKVNPTALILSGMLMLRYLGELDAADRLETAVADVIAEGKYVTYDLKPNRDDPTAVGTREMAQAICDKLAE; encoded by the coding sequence ATGGCGCACGAAGTGACATTGATCACCGGAGACGGCACCGGTCCCGAGTTGGCTGCCGCGGCCCAGAAGTGTGTGGACGCTACCGGCGTAAAAATCAACTGGGACGAGCAAGAGGCCGGCGTCGACATCATGGAGAAGGCGGGCACGCCACTCCCCGAGGCGGTGATGACCAGCGTCCGCCGCACCAAGTGCGCGCTCAAGGCCCCCATCACCACGCCCGTGGGCACGGGGTTCCGCAGCATCAACGTTCACTTGCGGCAAGCCCTGGGGCTGTTTGCCTGCATCCGCCCCTGCAAGCACTATCGCGGCGTGCGCAGCTATTTCAGCGAGGTGCCCGTCGATCTTGTCATCGTCCGGGAGAATACGGAGAGCCTGTACGCCGGCATCGAATTCGAAAAGGGCAAGCCCGAGACCGCCGAGCTGATCAACTTCATCAATGGCCATTCCGAGCGGAAGGTAAAGACCGGCATCGACGAGACCGGCATCACGATCAAGTCCATCAGCGTGTCGGCCACAGAGAAAATCGTCCACTGCGCGTTCGACTACGCCCGCCGCAACAGCCGACAGCGCGTCACCTGCGTTCACAAGGCGAACATTCTCAAGTTCACCGACGGCTTGTTCCTGGAAGTGTCGCGGAACGTGGCCAAGCAATACCCCGAAATCGAATTCGAAGACCGCATCGTCGATAACATGTGCATGCAACTGGTACAAAAGCCCGAGTTGTACGACGTGCTGGTGCTGCCGAATCTGTACGGCGACGTGGTGAGCGATCTGGCCGCGGGTTTGGTCGGCGGGCTGGGCGTGGCCCCAGGCGCCAACATCGGGCCCGAAGGCGCCGTGTTCGAAGCCACTCACGGCAGCGCGCCCAAGTACAAGGGACAGAACAAGGTCAACCCGACGGCATTGATCCTGTCGGGCATGTTGATGTTGCGCTACTTGGGCGAGCTCGATGCCGCCGATCGCCTGGAGACGGCCGTGGCCGATGTGATCGCCGAAGGCAAGTATGTGACCTACGACCTGAAGCCAAATCGCGACGATCCGACCGCTGTCGGCACGCGCGAAATGGCCCAGGCTATCTGCGATAAGTTGGCAGAATAG